One Brassica napus cultivar Da-Ae chromosome A5, Da-Ae, whole genome shotgun sequence DNA window includes the following coding sequences:
- the LOC125609073 gene encoding high mobility group B protein 10-like encodes MSTVSPSSQLVQVVPDNHNNTDDSSAEVNYEDLVQEAMESLSLEEGTVEPQIGDVGDGVIDGTTSEGGYLVTMKFGSQVLKGVLYHHAKRPQQAMGTPPSGMPPASQRRAKKKAIETTQVDSKKPKFRRSGYKPKKQVYRDKGVMDGERYRTEIMLEYESAHESDGASASAAATMAQ; translated from the exons atgtcaaCAGTTTCACCCTCCTCGCAACTGGTTCAGGTGGTTCCAGACAACCACAACAACACTGACGACTCCTCTGCGGAGGTCAACTACGAAGATCTTGTCC AGGAAGCAATGGAGAGCTTGTCCCTCGAGGAAG GCACTGTTGAACCGCAGATTGGGGATGTGGGAGACGGAGTCATTGATGGGACGACGTCCGAAGGTGGATACCTGGTGACGATGAAATTCGGTTCTCAAGTGCTGAAAGGAGTGCTTTACCATCATGCTAAAAGGCCCCAACAAGCCATGGGAACACCACCTTCAGGCATGCCACCAGCATCACAGCGCCGAGCTAAGAAGAAAGCCATAGAGACTACTCAAGTTGATTCTAAGAAACCCAAATTCCGCAGGAGTGGCTACAAACCTAAGAAACAG GTTTATCGAGACAAAGGAGTTATGGATGGGGAGAGGTACAGAACTGAGATCATGCTGGAGTACGAGTCTGCACATGAGTCTGATGGAGCTTCTGCTTCTGCAGCCGCCACCATGGCTCAGTAG